Proteins encoded by one window of Candidatus Aegiribacteria sp.:
- a CDS encoding SH3 domain-containing protein, with protein sequence MRRICDSGKTCFFISLMLVILTILSCSKTDVSQHDQETGGSSIPEWQQLIVSGSIVNLRAGPGTEYATLGQVESGDTLQITGGLDDWFRVYVPNLSLFAWIYGPLTFGAELPH encoded by the coding sequence ATGAGAAGAATATGTGATTCAGGTAAAACATGTTTCTTCATTTCATTGATGTTGGTGATTCTGACAATTCTATCGTGCTCAAAAACAGATGTATCCCAGCACGATCAGGAAACGGGCGGCAGCAGTATTCCGGAATGGCAGCAGCTTATTGTATCCGGCAGTATTGTGAATCTCAGGGCAGGGCCGGGAACTGAATATGCTACTCTTGGACAGGTTGAAAGTGGTGATACTCTTCAGATTACAGGGGGACTTGATGACTGGTTCCGGGTGTATGTTCCGAACCTGTCTCTTTTTGCATGGATATATGGGCCATTGACTTTCGGGGCGGAACTTCCGCATTGA